The Megachile rotundata isolate GNS110a chromosome 8, iyMegRotu1, whole genome shotgun sequence genome has a segment encoding these proteins:
- the LOC100880133 gene encoding sodium-independent sulfate anion transporter, with translation MTGLNIKKLLKNRVPILKWLPLYKASDALGDLVAGLTVGLTLIPQAIAYAGLAGLTPQYGLYSAFAGSFVYIIFGTCREVNIGPTALISLLTYTYARGIPEYAILLCFLSGCVTVVLGILRLGFLVELVSIPVVSGFTSAASVIIACSQIKNLLGLKIHGESFVDLWKLLANNVGQTRIPDLILSCCCILILLTLKKVKDLKVSNEILRKSIWFLGTGRNALVVIVCAVVSYVYEIYGGAPFVLTGHIDAGLPSVAPPSFSRTVGNGTETFLDMCKNLGTGIVIVPLISIIGNVAIAKAFSRGQSLDATQEMLTLGLCNIAGSFFQSMPVTGSFSRSAVNNASGVRTPFGGIYTGVLVILALSLLTPYFYYIPKATLSSVIVCAVIFMIEVQIIRPIWKCSKRDLIPTLATFLACLFAGVEFGILIGVLIDLAILIYFNARPTIYIEYRNTPTLSYILVQPSAGLLFPAVEYLRIYLLENLATNQHKLLRTFKNSNVVVLDCKHIDKIDFTAAHGLNMVMRDFKEKNHNLIMLRPSKEILRSIQSLSEEPIRVVNTDAEMMAALKEWNTIKRTREIGAELLDMSNGKTVIATKNEHTSTKL, from the exons ATGACCGGATTGAATATCAAGAAACTACTGAAAAACAGAGTTCCTATTCTGAAATGGCTACCCTTGTATAAAGCAAGCGACGCGTTGGGCGACCTAGTTGCTGGCCTGACAGTGGGCCTGACCTTAATACCGCAG GCAATCGCGTACGCTGGATTGGCAGGGCTAACGCCACAGTACGGTCTTTACAGCGCGTTCGCCGGTAGCTTCGTGTACATCATTTTTGGTACCTGTCGTGAAGTCAATATTGGTCCAACCGCATTGATCTCTTTGTTGACGTACACGTACGCGAG AGGCATTCCAGAGTACGCGATTCTCCTGTGCTTTTTGTCAGGATGTGTTACGGTCGTTCTCGGAATCCTCCGGCTAGGCTTCCTGGTCGAGCTCGTTTCCATACCTGTTGTCAGCGGGTTCACTTCAGCGGCCAGTGTCATTATCGCCTGCAGTCAAATCAAAAATTTGCTCGGTTTAAAAATACACGGAGAAAGTTTCGTGGACCTTTGGAAGTTGTTGGCCAACAACGTGGGTCAGACCAGAATACCTGACCTGATCTTATCCTGTTGTTGCATTCTAATTCTATTGACCTTGAAG AAAGTGAAAGACCTGAAGGTCTCcaatgaaattttaagaaaatcaaTCTGGTTCCTAGGAACTGGTAGAAACGCTTTGGTCGTGATCGTGTGCGCAGTAGTGTCGTACGTCTACGAGATCTATGGTGGAGCTCCGTTTGTCCTTACAGGACATATCGACGCGGGACTACCTTCCGTCGCGCCTCCGTCCTTTTCCAGAACTGTTGGTAACGGGACCGAGACTTTCCTCGACATGTGCAAAAATTTAGGCACTGGTATCGTGATCGTCCCTTTGATCTCGATCATTGGAAATGTGGCAATCGCGAAAGCGTTCT CACGAGGACAGTCTCTGGACGCTACCCAAGAAATGTTGACCCTTGGTTTATGCAACATCGCCGGTTCCTTTTTCCAATCGATGCCGGTTACCGGTTCTTTCTCTAGAAGCGCCGTAAATAATGCTTCGGGTGTAAGAACACCATTCGGCGGCATATACACGg GTGTTCTAGTCATTCTAGCTCTAAGTTTACTCACCCCGTACTTCTACTATATTCCAAAAGCCACCCTGAGTTCCGTAATTGTTTGCGCCGTAATATTCATGATCGAGGTGCAAATAATTCGACCGATTTGGAAATGCAGTA AACGAGATTTAATACCGACTCTAGCAACGTTCCTCGCATGCTTGTTCGCCGGTGTCGAGTTTGGGATTTTAATAGGGGTACTGATTGATCTggcaatattaatttatttcaacgccAGGCCGACAATATATATCGAATACAGAAAT ACGCCTACGTTAAGTTACATCCTCGTGCAGCCCAGTGCCGGTTTGCTTTTCCCAGCTGTGGAGTATCTGAGGATATACTTGCTCGAGAACTTGGCTACCAACCAGCATAAATTACTGAGAACCTTCAAGAACTCGAACGTGGTCGTGTTAGATTGCAAACACATCGACAAAATTGATTTCACTGCGGCGCAC GGATTGAACATGGTGATGAGAGACTTCAAAGAGAAGAATCATAACTTGATAATGTTACGACCCTCCAAAGAAATTTTACGAAGCATTCAATCGCTTTCCGAGGAACCTATCAGAGTAGTCAATACCGACGCCGAAATGATGGCTGCTTTGAAAGAATGGAACACGATCAAACGAACGCGAGAAATCGGCGCAGAACTACTAGATATGTCCAATGGAAAAACTGTCATTGCTACCAAGAACGAACACACGAGTACGAAACTTTAA